CACCCAGGGCATAAAAAAAACTGCTTATGCCCGTTCACTGGACCCCAAACGCTATAGGGACAACAGTGAGGTGTATAAAGGCTATGATGATTTTAATCATCTGCTCTGCAACAGCAAAAAACTGAATACCAACAGGATCAAACTTTCCAGCTAACCCTGCATACAAACAAAGCAACTACAACAACGGCAGCGATGTGCTTCCAGTGGGATGTTACCCTCTTGTATACCCGGGCCAGGTTCAACGCTTCGCCAGAACCTGCCAGATGTTCGGTTGTCGGACAACCGGATTTTGACCACCCATACTCCGAAGTCGTGGGTGGTGATGGATTAGCCTTTAGGCAATTTGGATTGATGTGAAAATGATAATGTGATGATCAATAAAAACAACCGTACTAAGCGTGTATATATACGGCTTACTGAAGGGGAGTACCACCAGCTCCAGAAACAATTCAAAGGCACAACAGAGCATAAATTAAGTGCCTATGCCCGCAAAATGATCTTGCAGAAACCACTGATTGCTGGCTATAGAAACCTAACAGCAGAGGCCTTAATGATTGAATTTGCTCGCTTGATTAAGGACCTCAATGGGGTCGCTAACAACTTTAACCAGGCCGTACATGTCCTGCATACCCTGCAACATCCAGCGCAGTTTTCCAAATGGTTACAGACCTACCAGCAGGAGAAAAACATACTACTGAGGGATATACAATCCATCCGGGATTTCATCAATAAAACTGCCGGCATATGGTTGCAATCATAAAACCAGGTCAATCCATTCGTCGGGTGTTTTATTACAATGAGAATAAACTCAGCGCCTTTTTCATTAACGATAAAGGCGAAAAAAAGCCTTGCGCAACCTTGCTTATGGCAGGTAACTACCCTATGGATTTGGAGCAGACAAGGGAAAAACACCGGTTGAATATGCTGTTAAAAACGGCAGAAAAAAGACCAAGTGTAACGTCACCCAGCCTGCATATTTCACTGAATTTCGCCCCAAAGGAAGAACATCCTGAAACCTTATTGAAGCAGATCGCAGCAGAGTATATGGACGCCATCGGTCTTGGTGAACAGCCCTACCTGGTCTATCAACACCATGATGCCGGCCATCCTCACATGCATATTGTTACCCTTCGGGTAAGGCCAGATGGCACCACAATTGACACTTATAATATTGGCAAAAAAAAGTCTGAACCCGCCAGAGAAAAGCTAGAAGAAAAGTACAATCTGGTTCGAGCGAAAGACCACAAGCGAAATGTTTTTCGCCTACCTGCGGTAAATGTGGGAAAGGTTTTATACGGAAAATCTGAAACCAAAAAATCCATCACAAACGTGCTGGACTGGGTGTTAACCCGGTATAAATATTCCTCTCTTGCTGCACTGAATGCCTTGCTGAAAGGATACAATATCTGTGCTGACCGGGGTGCTGAACAGTCGCGGATCTTTATCAAAAAAGGTCTGCTTTACCGTCTGCTGGATGCCGAGGGTAAGCCTGTCGGAGTACCTATTCCGGCCAGCCATATTTATTCCAAACCAACCCTGAAAAAACTGGAGGAGCATTTTCAAAGTTGCCCGGCCTTTACACCAAAAGAAAGGGCAAGGGTGAAGAATGCGATTGATCTGCACCTGAAAAAGATCCCTGATTCCAATCTCGATCTGCTGGAGAAGGCACTCCTGAAACAGAACATCCGTATGGTACTAAGAACCAATGCTCAGGGCCAGATCTACGGGATTACTTATGTAGACCATACCAGTAAATGTATCCTTAATGGAAGTGACCTGGGCAAGGCATACAGCGCCAATGCCATCCAAAACCGATGTAAAAACCCCCGAACAATACAGAAAGCCGCTTTTCCTACAGTAGCAACTTCAGGGGAATCGTATAGCTCATCTGAGAGCCATACAGATAGTTTGTTTGAACTGCTGATGCAACCTGAAAATGTTTATGAGCCGCTCCCTTACCAGCTCAAAAGAAGAAAAAAAAGAAAAAAGTAATAGTAAACGAAAACCTTTAAACCCAATGTGCGATGTCCGAAACAGGTGAAAATGAACAAGCGTTAAGAAAGATACTTGACATGACAAGGCTCATCAGTATCGTCTTATTGATTCTACATTGTTATTATTATCTATACACGGCCTTTCAAAGCTGGCAGTTAATTACCGCCTTCACGGATCGCTTACTGGCTAACATTCTAAAGACGGGTTTATACAGTTTCTTTCATAAATCAAAGTTGCTGGCGCTGTGTTTCTTGGCCATTTCCCTCTTTGGCACAAAGGGTAAAAAAAGTGAAACACTGACCATGCGCAAAGCACTCCTCCACATCTTCGCCGGTCTTTTAATTTATTTCGGATCTTATTTTCTGCTGTTTTTGAAATGGGAAAGCACTTCCATCGCCGCAGCTTATATCCTTGCCAATGCCACAGGTTTTATCCTGATGATCACCGGTGGCACTTGGTTTTCACGGATCATAAAAGAGAGGCTTACCGACGACATTTTTAATGAAGAAAACGAAACTTTTCCGCAGGAGGTCAGGCTCATTGAGAATGAATTCTCCATCAATTTACCAACACTTT
The Chitinophaga sp. MM2321 DNA segment above includes these coding regions:
- a CDS encoding relaxase/mobilization nuclease domain-containing protein, producing the protein MVAIIKPGQSIRRVFYYNENKLSAFFINDKGEKKPCATLLMAGNYPMDLEQTREKHRLNMLLKTAEKRPSVTSPSLHISLNFAPKEEHPETLLKQIAAEYMDAIGLGEQPYLVYQHHDAGHPHMHIVTLRVRPDGTTIDTYNIGKKKSEPAREKLEEKYNLVRAKDHKRNVFRLPAVNVGKVLYGKSETKKSITNVLDWVLTRYKYSSLAALNALLKGYNICADRGAEQSRIFIKKGLLYRLLDAEGKPVGVPIPASHIYSKPTLKKLEEHFQSCPAFTPKERARVKNAIDLHLKKIPDSNLDLLEKALLKQNIRMVLRTNAQGQIYGITYVDHTSKCILNGSDLGKAYSANAIQNRCKNPRTIQKAAFPTVATSGESYSSSESHTDSLFELLMQPENVYEPLPYQLKRRKKRKK
- a CDS encoding plasmid mobilization protein translates to MINKNNRTKRVYIRLTEGEYHQLQKQFKGTTEHKLSAYARKMILQKPLIAGYRNLTAEALMIEFARLIKDLNGVANNFNQAVHVLHTLQHPAQFSKWLQTYQQEKNILLRDIQSIRDFINKTAGIWLQS